A stretch of DNA from Lotus japonicus ecotype B-129 chromosome 4, LjGifu_v1.2:
ATTAATGGTTAAACATGGattttcaaatttgtaattAATCTTCTTGAATCCTAATTTCATGCTAGTATCTTGCTGACATGctccttcaaagttcaaacagaaTAAGCTATTTATTAATGGCTTACTTACAAGAGAGCAGAATGAAGACCATGTGTGAATGCACACCACAGACAActgaatatatatatgttaatCTAATCATGAATGAACAGATTTTAATTTCACTATTTGATGTATATACAATGAATCGGAGGCCTAAACTACATACTCCAAAAGTGTGAATTGATAAATTGATCAAAGTTGTTCCGAACATCCAAATCAGTGTTGACCCAAAGTGGGTCCTTTCCATCCAATTTCCAAGTACAATTGTTCCTAAACTGGAGCCTAATGGAGGGTTCCTACAGCTGGAAAATGGAAATCTAATCTCCAATTCTCAAGAAAACATATGACTTTGAATAAAACTAGACTATGATATATGCATGTAAGATTATTATAGTAGCTCTAGTTGGGAAGAGGGGAAATTAAAGAATAGAGAAGAGGAGATAGAAGACATACTTTTGTCATGAGAATCAGTATTGAGAATGGGAATAGAGCAGAGATAGGCAGCATTAGTTCTACTTGAGCACTAATAGCATGAAGAAGCCACCTTTTTTATCAAAATCATCACTTCCAAACATACTAGTATTAGTTATGTCCTTTTATCTGGAGCCGTAATGGTaagatggcttagaaaagatAAGCACTAgtatttgtttgtttgttttgcaaGAATTTTGGAGTGAAGGAGAATGGGACATAGATTTGAAGTACAAAAGGTATAACTGTGTAAGTATCCTTGCTTAGAAGGGATTCGAAATAAGAGagggaaaaatatatttttatcataAGTATATCTTGagaaaaaaatctaaatttctAATTACCGAGACAAAAATATATCTTTATTGTAAAATaccattttctttcttctaacTTTTTCAGCTAATCAAACAAATTTcgacaattttttttctgttttctcTTCATCCAAACAATAACATAATTCACTcattttctctcaatttttctCTCATCGAGACATATATAGCCTACAATAATTGGACTGTTATGTATCTCTTTCATTCTATTTAACTAGTTCTTTAACAAAGTACCAATGTCCTATCAGTATCATGGATATGTTGATAAGGATTGTTGATGGTTTGAATGTCCAAATCTCTGGTTCCAAGATAAGAATGgggaaaataatttttctttacAAATAAAATTAATCACAAGAATGAATAAATTTTGTTATGGAAGTGAGTCTTCACTCAGAATTCTCTTTATCAAAATTTGACATAACTGTATTTATAGAACTCAAATTCAAAACATTTACTTAAGTCAGAACAATCTAACCAATAAACCTACACTTTTGATGATGGCAGACACCAAATGTACGGATTAGAATGATACCGACATTGTATCTTTACACCATCCCAAAGGAGTGAAATGAGATATGGTGATTACATGTCATTTTAACCTTTTTGAATTTATTATAAATCTTAGAGTTGGGGAATGAATCTGACACCACTTTTATAGTCTCCTGCTAATTCCTCCGATACCATTTTTATTCCTTAATCATTTTAAAAGTGAAATTAgctcttcaaagttcaaaccaaCAAACAGCAAGCATTTTAAATGTCAGATCACTTAGATGGGACAAAAATTGTCCAAactaaggtttttttttaagaactaagaggtTGTAATTAGTTGAGGTGTTTGTTGAGAGAAATGGAAATGCAATCAAAACAATCGAAAACCTTCAATGCATTTCTCAGGAACAAAAATAAGTGATGATTTTATTTTGGATACGTACAAACTTTAATCCAAACCTCATCTCCAATCGTTTAGAGGCTGAGTTAAGCTCAAATGAATGCTTAGATAGAGCATCAAATTAAATCAGTTAATTAAACAATGTAGCACCCGACATGCACTTTATTTTGATTTCTATCTCTCACATCTTATCACACACATATAAAACTCAGATGAATGTAGGTTGCAATTTTGTGTTGTCTCGAATGACATAATGAATTAAAAGATGTTAGTTATTTTCACCAATGTGACATTTTCATCCACAGAATTGTTCTGGTCCATACCAAAAGCATAGACTGTGGGTAACTTATTGATGGACTATTCCGTCGATAAGTTTCTACTTTCTAATGACCTTTGACTGTTACCGAGATTTATTGTGGTGATAACGAACACACAAAAGCAAATAGATATACTTAGGTTTTAGCAAAGATTCTAACTGCTATTTTAATTCGTCTTTAGGGAAGCAAGGTACGTTAGGAATTCTAACTTTTACTTTTCTTTCAATTTAAAACTTAGGATCCTGTTATCATAGAAAATATAAGAGAGAAAGTAAGAATCATGGACGTTTTGGCTAATAATAGGATACCACTCATGATTCCTTAACCAAGAAATATTaagattaaataaattaaactcAAAGTGATGCGAAATCTAAGTTTCATGAAGGGATCAATgtggtgataatgatgatgacATCAAAGTGTTGGTGCATGTGGGACAAGGTTTTCTCTATTCACCATGCTTTTTCCCCTCATTCATCATTCCCTTAATTAGCTACCCTCTCTTTATCTTTTAAAAcctatctctttctctcttcccacttgatgtcttaatttttttttgttacaagaggaaaggtACTTGATGTCTTAATTACCACCAAATATACACATGCACGAATAAAAGTAATACATGCATATGCACCTTATGGTAGATATTGAAAACTATTAAGTTCATGCATGTGCTCTAAGTACTAGTTAGGCACTAGTCAGCAAGaaggactgttcatggttctTTGAGAACCGAAGCTAACCAAGAACCGAACCGAAAATCGAACCGTtcaagaaccgaaccgaactcgaacctaaattgaaaaaccggttcggtaaccgaaccaaaatatcaactaccaattcaggttcggttcggttcgaaccatagtatatcggttcggttcggttcaaaCCATCTATAAATATGCATATTTTACCGAACTGGTTAACCAAAATTTGAaaccggttcggttcggttcgaaccatactatatcggttcggttctatcgaaccaaaattttggttcagGTTCGGTTCAGTTCGGTTCAAGCAAAGAACCGAATCATGAACAGTCCTACCAGCAAGCATGCTCTTACTGGTTGATCATTGAACTTGTGACAATACAgcttttctttccctttcttaTACCACCAGGGCTGTAGCTGTACCTACCAACACCGGATTTTTTTAATGATATACCCACAGGTAATTGATAAAGATTAGCTCTCAATACTTGCTGAATAGTATAACTATCTTATAAGTTAAATTCTTTAATATTGTAGTAACACATAACACATAAGTCGCTGGTAAAATAAATTTAGGGAAAGTTCATTTTAACTATTCATTCAGTGACAATTTCTAGAAAATAAACAGTTTTGGATTGAAAAAACAAACGAAGGTGTTAAACACTACCAACTACCAGAGAGGAAAACAGAGAATAAATTTTCTACCATTGACATGCTAAGATATGACCAAACAATAACATCaacattcattttattttattttatattcacAACTAGAAACCTACAATGCAGCAATAACAGGTTGAGACATTATCTATTATAAAAATCATACAATAGAGAGTATATGAATATGTATAGAAGTGTTCGTGTATTAGTAAAATGTTCAAAGAAAGCCATCCCACCATTGTGCATATCATAAAATGATCAAGTGCATAGTGTTATATAGAATTTACAAGGCAACCCTTTCATTCCAGAAGACATCTATCTAACAACAAATTAGTAGCTCATGTAACTATTTACTCACTTCTGAAATGCACAAAACCAAATTGATTGATTAAATACATCACACGTTTCCAAAAAGGGCATTCTCACAACAAGCCTGTGCTTCCAAatggattgttgttgttgttctgtgGGTGAGAAATGGAATTGGCAGGAAATGCCCCGAATCCTCCGTCGGCAAAGGGATTTGCCGGGTTCATCAACATatgctgctgttgctgctgcGGGTGAAACGGTTGGTGGTAAGGACCAAATGGATTTGCTTCTTGTTGTTGCATTGCGGCCATTTGGACGGCGGCTGGTGGAGCGATGCTGCTGGATACAGCAAATGGATCTTGCACTTCAAATGGATTTGGGGCTGATGGTACTCCATAAACCGGTTGTCGTGCAGCTCTGTATGCACCCTCGTCGTATAAGCTGTTAAGAGTGAGCGAGTCTAATCCACCAGCCTGAAATTCATTGacaaggaaaaaaatatatcaataaaGCTCAAGCTAGGGAGAATTATGTTGTATTGTACTTAACTTCTCAAGACCAACTACACTTAATTTCATCAATCACTGTGATATTGAACACTAAAATATCAGCCCTAGCAGTTATTAGAAGAATTTGTTCATAAGATCAAATGACTAATGATGAAAGATTGAGAGCGGTCAGCTACTCAGCAGACCTAAATAATAATTGGAAATCTGGTAAATAGCTTATACATTCTTTTTATTCATACAAGTCATTCTTATTTATGTCTGCCAGAATAGAACACTAACAGTGTAACCCCGAAGTTTATGCAGTGTGATAATGCCATCTATCAATTTCTAGAAGGATGTGGTCATCCTTGGTTCAGCATTTATCATGTATGCCATAATAAATTCAATATTTACCAGTATAAAACTAACTAGTAAAATATTATACTTCAAAAATCATATGGCACATTAATCTTAGGAGCAAATACTGGAATAGTGGAATACAATCTTACTTTTTATTAAGGccttttattaatataaaagtTCCTGTGTGTTATACACAGTAATGTGATTTTTTAATCCTACAGTGAATTCCGTGCATTGTTTTAATCTGAATAACTTTACTTTGTTCTACACTGATATCAATTTATATTGATACAGGTAATATAGAAAGGCCAAATGAAGGTCATACCAATTGTCTCTCATTGACTGAAGAAATATCAGTACTTGGAGTGCTGACCAGGGCAAGCTCCCATCCAGTTGGATCAAAATCTTTTGTTTGAGCAGCACCTGAGTTAAAAGTTGATGCAGTGCCTATATGCACAAAGGAATACATTtataaataagaagaaaaaaaccgcTAAACCTTGCAAAGGGGCGGAGTTTGAGAAGAAACCCAAAAAAAACTCACCATTTTCAGTGGGAACGATGGCAAGGGCAAGAGCATTACTTTCCTCTATAGCTGATGCATTAGGTGCTATGTCATTCAATCCCTGTACCAAAGACACGAATAAGGTAAGTTTTAAAGCAACATTAACTGAGATATCTTTGAATCCAATAACTTACCAGTAGATCTCCCGTGTCAAAATTGTTTTGAGGTAGtgttggtggaggaggaggtgcAGGCTCAGAATTGGGGACCACAACATTATTATCAATAGGAACTGATGTCTCCTCTTCTTCAGGTGATTTGGTGTCTTCAATTGCAAGAACCTCATCGGGTCTGTAAGTCAACTGAAGCTGTTGATACAAGACAAGAAATTAACGATCTAGAACTTAAAATGTAAAATAAGTATTTCAAGGGAAAGTAATCAAAAAGCATACACTGGTTTGCAAGCGCCAAAGTTTAACAAAACTCTAGGAAACCCAAATTACAAGGTAACTGTGAAAATATGCTATACATAAAAACAGTAAATGATTCACTAACCATTGGCTCACTTGGAACTGTAACCACTCGTGGAGCCTCCTTGATGTACTCTTCCATGGTTGTAAGAAAAGATTGTGGAGGCTAAAAAGATAAGAATAAAACAAGGGGAACaccatattaaaaaaataacaggAAAAACTCATTAAATCAAAGCACGATATTGCCACAATCACAAAGACGTACCTCTCTTAAGACAGGAAACTGAAAATTCCGAGCAAGTTCCAATCCTTTGCAAACTTCATAGAAATCAGAGAGGTTTAATGCCTACAACAATTTAGGTTTTTTAGTACAAGCAACATGGAATTTAAATGCAAAAGCCTAGTGGTTAACTAAAAGAAATCCAAGAAGAAAAGTATCACCTGCTGACC
This window harbors:
- the LOC130710861 gene encoding putative clathrin assembly protein At2g01600; this encodes MGTLQSWRRAYGAIKDTTKVGLAHVNSDYADLDVAIVKATNHVECPPKERHLRKILFATSAIRPRADVAYCIHALSRRLAKTRNWTVALKTLIVIHRLLREGDPTFREELLNFSQRGRILQISNFKDDSSPIAWDCSAWVRTYALFLEERLECFRILKYDIEAERLPKPAPGQEKGYSRTRDLDSEELLEQLPALQQLLYRLVGCRPEGAAVSNYVIQYALALVLKESFKIYCAINDGIINLVDKFFEMPRHEAIKALEAYKRAGQQALNLSDFYEVCKGLELARNFQFPVLREPPQSFLTTMEEYIKEAPRVVTVPSEPMLQLTYRPDEVLAIEDTKSPEEEETSVPIDNNVVVPNSEPAPPPPPTLPQNNFDTGDLLGLNDIAPNASAIEESNALALAIVPTENGTASTFNSGAAQTKDFDPTGWELALVSTPSTDISSVNERQLAGGLDSLTLNSLYDEGAYRAARQPVYGVPSAPNPFEVQDPFAVSSSIAPPAAVQMAAMQQQEANPFGPYHQPFHPQQQQQHMLMNPANPFADGGFGAFPANSISHPQNNNNNPFGSTGLL